In one Sphingomonas hankookensis genomic region, the following are encoded:
- the hisI gene encoding phosphoribosyl-AMP cyclohydrolase, with protein MIPRDTGLTLNPKYDADGLLTAVCVDADSGAPLMVAHMNADALRLTIETGEATFWSRSRQAIWKKGETSGNVLRVVELRIDCDQDALWVRCIPTGPACHTGADSCFFRRIEGDRLVPVA; from the coding sequence ATGATTCCGCGCGATACCGGCCTGACCCTGAACCCCAAATACGACGCCGACGGGCTGCTGACCGCGGTGTGTGTCGATGCCGATAGCGGCGCGCCGTTAATGGTGGCGCATATGAACGCGGATGCGTTGCGGCTGACGATCGAAACGGGCGAGGCGACCTTCTGGTCGCGGAGCCGGCAGGCGATCTGGAAGAAGGGCGAGACGTCGGGCAACGTGCTGCGCGTCGTCGAGCTGCGGATCGATTGCGATCAGGACGCCTTGTGGGTTCGCTGCATCCCCACCGGGCCGGCGTGTCATACGGGCGCGGACAGCTGTTTCTTTCGCCGGATCGAGGGCGATCGGCTGGTGCCGGTGGCATGA
- the purF gene encoding amidophosphoribosyltransferase has translation MFTTQPFDDDKLREECGIFGVSGADGAAALVALGLHALQHRGQEAAGICSWDGAMFHTQRAQGHVAGNFDRPEVIESLPGATACGHVRYSTTGETSNRNIQPLYAELASGGFAVAHNGNLSNAMRLRKDLVRTGSIFQSTSDTEVIIHLVATSNYRTLLDRFIDALKQVEGAYSLICMTPEGMIACRDPLGIRPLVMGKLGDAYIFASETVALDVVGAEFVREVEPGELVIVSNGELRSIRPFAPLSPRPCIFEWVYFSRPDSISEDRSVYSVRKAIGAELAQENPVEADLVIPVPDSGVPAAIGYAQASGIPFELGIIRSHYVGRTFIQPGDKVRHLGVKLKHNANRKLIEGKRIVLVDDSIVRGTTSLKIVQMMRDAGAAEVHMRIASPPTRHSCFYGVDTPERAKLLAAKLDLGGMTDYIQADSLAFISIDGLYRALGEANRTSVRPKYCDACFTGDYPTPLTDQDETSSVDQLAVLAERVG, from the coding sequence ATGTTCACCACCCAACCTTTCGACGACGACAAGCTGCGCGAAGAGTGCGGCATCTTCGGTGTATCCGGCGCGGACGGCGCTGCGGCGCTCGTGGCCCTCGGCCTCCACGCGCTCCAGCATCGCGGGCAGGAAGCGGCCGGCATCTGCAGCTGGGATGGGGCGATGTTCCATACCCAGCGGGCGCAGGGCCATGTCGCGGGCAATTTCGACCGGCCTGAGGTGATCGAATCGCTTCCCGGCGCCACCGCCTGCGGCCATGTCCGCTATTCGACCACCGGTGAGACGTCGAACCGCAACATCCAGCCGCTCTATGCCGAACTGGCGTCGGGCGGGTTCGCAGTGGCGCATAACGGCAATCTTTCCAACGCCATGCGGCTGCGCAAGGATCTGGTCCGCACCGGATCGATCTTTCAGTCGACCAGCGACACCGAAGTCATCATCCACCTCGTCGCGACGTCCAACTACCGGACGCTGCTCGACCGGTTCATCGATGCATTGAAGCAGGTCGAAGGCGCCTATTCGCTGATCTGCATGACGCCAGAGGGCATGATCGCCTGCCGCGATCCGCTGGGCATCCGTCCGCTGGTGATGGGCAAGCTGGGCGACGCGTATATCTTCGCCTCCGAAACCGTCGCGCTCGACGTCGTCGGTGCCGAGTTCGTCCGCGAAGTCGAACCGGGCGAACTGGTCATCGTGTCGAACGGCGAGCTCCGCTCGATCCGCCCGTTCGCGCCGCTGTCCCCGCGTCCCTGCATCTTCGAATGGGTTTATTTCTCACGCCCCGATTCGATCAGCGAAGACCGCTCGGTCTATTCGGTGCGCAAGGCGATCGGTGCCGAACTGGCGCAGGAAAACCCGGTCGAAGCCGATCTGGTCATCCCGGTGCCCGATTCGGGCGTGCCCGCAGCGATCGGCTATGCGCAGGCGTCGGGCATTCCGTTCGAACTGGGCATCATCCGCTCGCACTATGTCGGCCGCACCTTCATCCAGCCCGGCGACAAGGTCCGTCATCTGGGCGTCAAGCTGAAGCACAATGCCAACCGCAAGCTGATCGAGGGCAAGCGCATCGTGCTGGTCGACGATTCGATCGTGCGCGGCACCACCAGCCTTAAGATCGTGCAGATGATGCGCGATGCCGGTGCGGCGGAGGTCCATATGCGCATCGCTTCGCCGCCGACGCGTCATTCGTGCTTCTACGGCGTCGACACCCCCGAACGGGCGAAGCTGCTCGCGGCCAAGCTCGATCTGGGCGGCATGACCGACTATATCCAGGCCGACAGCCTCGCCTTCATCTCGATCGACGGTCTCTATCGTGCGCTCGGCGAAGCCAACCGCACCTCGGTCCGTCCGAAATATTGCGATGCCTGCTTTACCGGCGATTATCCGACGCCGCTGACCGATCAGGACGAAACCAGCTCGGTCGATCAGCTGGCGGTGCTGGCCGAACGCGTCGGATGA
- a CDS encoding SDR family NAD(P)-dependent oxidoreductase, giving the protein MSDRLKGQLALVTGASRGIGAATAIALAAQGAHIILTARTTGGLEEVEDAIYAAGGSATIAPIDLYDLTAIPQLVSAIADRWRALDMLVLNAGALGTLGPVPSFDPKEFEKVMALNVTANAALIAAFSPMLRLARAGRVVGVTSSVGAAPRAYWGMYGASKAAFDNIIASYGLEMANISPVRTAIVDPGATRTKMRERAYPGEDPQSVKPPERVADAIVRLMTEGFDSGTRIRVD; this is encoded by the coding sequence ATGAGCGACCGGTTGAAGGGGCAGCTGGCGCTCGTCACCGGCGCCAGCCGCGGGATCGGTGCCGCCACCGCCATCGCGCTCGCGGCGCAGGGTGCGCACATCATCCTCACCGCGCGCACGACCGGCGGGCTGGAGGAGGTCGAGGACGCGATCTATGCCGCGGGTGGCTCGGCCACCATCGCGCCGATCGACCTCTACGACCTGACCGCCATCCCGCAGCTGGTGTCGGCGATCGCCGACCGCTGGCGCGCGCTCGACATGCTGGTGCTCAACGCCGGCGCGCTCGGTACGCTGGGGCCGGTGCCGTCGTTCGACCCGAAGGAATTCGAAAAGGTGATGGCGCTGAACGTCACCGCCAACGCCGCACTGATCGCCGCCTTCTCGCCGATGCTGCGTCTGGCACGGGCAGGGCGGGTGGTCGGCGTCACCTCCTCGGTCGGTGCCGCCCCGCGCGCCTATTGGGGCATGTACGGCGCGTCGAAGGCCGCGTTCGACAACATCATCGCCAGCTATGGGCTGGAGATGGCGAACATCTCGCCGGTCCGCACCGCCATCGTCGATCCCGGCGCCACCCGGACGAAGATGCGCGAGCGGGCCTATCCCGGTGAAGACCCGCAATCGGTCAAGCCGCCCGAACGGGTTGCCGACGCGATCGTGCGGCTGATGACGGAAGGCTTCGACAGCGGCACCCGCATCCGCGTCGATTGA
- a CDS encoding prolyl hydroxylase family protein: MNTPVRKAPGGPSPVRAEWGRSVEATLSAVPGIRRAKTDAAVVFALTDFLSEDECDMLMATIDAGRRKSTLLTATNDPNFRTSDSCDLDRWHPLLQPIDEKIAHLLGIPPEHGETMQGQRYAPGQQFRAHNDYFNENEPYWASMAVQGGQRTWTAMVYLNEVEQGGATWFPQAGVRFNPRPGMLVAWNNMNADGSPNLATLHEGMAVVEGTKYIITKWFREGPWTPTIEP; encoded by the coding sequence ATGAATACGCCTGTCCGTAAAGCGCCCGGTGGCCCCTCCCCTGTCCGGGCGGAATGGGGCCGCTCGGTCGAGGCGACGCTTTCGGCCGTGCCAGGTATCCGCCGGGCCAAGACCGATGCGGCGGTCGTCTTCGCGCTCACCGACTTCCTGTCGGAGGACGAGTGCGACATGCTGATGGCGACGATCGATGCGGGTCGTCGCAAATCGACGCTGCTGACCGCGACCAACGATCCCAATTTCCGCACCAGCGACAGCTGCGACCTCGACCGGTGGCACCCGCTGCTTCAGCCGATCGACGAGAAGATCGCGCACCTGCTCGGCATCCCGCCGGAGCATGGCGAGACGATGCAGGGCCAGCGATACGCGCCGGGCCAGCAGTTCCGGGCGCATAACGACTATTTCAACGAGAATGAGCCGTACTGGGCTTCGATGGCGGTACAGGGCGGGCAGCGGACCTGGACGGCGATGGTCTATCTGAACGAGGTCGAACAGGGCGGCGCGACATGGTTCCCGCAGGCCGGCGTCCGGTTCAATCCGCGGCCGGGGATGCTGGTCGCGTGGAACAACATGAACGCCGATGGAAGCCCGAACCTCGCCACGCTGCATGAGGGCATGGCGGTGGTCGAGGGCACCAAGTACATCATCACGAAATGGTTTCGCGAGGGGCCCTGGACCCCGACGATCGAGCCTTGA
- the mce gene encoding methylmalonyl-CoA epimerase has product MTLGRLNHVGVATPSIAVSIAMYRDLLGAEAIGEPFDLPAQGVKVCFIDAPNMQIELIEPYDDASPIAGFLAKNPAGGQHHLCFEVADIDAAVAELTAKGARVLGKPRIGAHGTPIVFVHPRDMGGVLIELMETHKH; this is encoded by the coding sequence GTGACCCTCGGTCGGTTGAACCATGTCGGTGTCGCAACGCCGTCCATCGCCGTGTCGATTGCGATGTATCGCGACCTGCTGGGCGCCGAGGCGATCGGGGAGCCGTTCGACCTGCCCGCGCAGGGGGTGAAGGTGTGCTTCATCGATGCGCCCAATATGCAGATCGAGCTGATCGAGCCGTATGACGATGCCTCTCCGATCGCCGGGTTTTTGGCAAAGAACCCGGCGGGGGGGCAGCATCATCTGTGCTTCGAGGTGGCGGATATCGATGCCGCCGTCGCCGAGCTGACCGCGAAGGGCGCGCGGGTCTTGGGGAAGCCACGGATCGGAGCGCATGGGACGCCGATCGTGTTCGTCCATCCGCGCGACATGGGCGGGGTGCTCATCGAGTTGATGGAGACGCACAAGCATTGA
- a CDS encoding acyl-CoA carboxylase subunit beta — protein sequence MLEALEALEKRRAAARAGGGEKRVAAQHAKGKLTARERLDVFLDEGSFEELDMYVEHNCVDFGMPDQVIPGDGVVTGSGTVNGRLVYVFSQDFTVFGGSLSERHAQKICKIMDMAMKVGAPVIGLNDSGGARIQEGVASLGGYAEVFQRNVLASGVVPQLSLIMGPCAGGAVYSPAMTDFIFMVKDSSYMFVTGPDVVKTVTNEVVTQEELGGAITHTTKSSVADCAFENDIEALLAARDFVDFLPVNNRSGVPERPSDDPWDRIEPSLDTLIPPSANQPYDMHELIVRTLDDGEFFELQPAHAGNIIIGFGRIEGRTVGVVANQPMVLAGCLDINSSKKAARFVRFCDAFEIPIVTFVDVPGFLPGVGQEHSGIIKHGAKLLFAYAEATVPKITVITRKAYGGAYDVMASKHLRGDLNYAWPTAEIAVMGAKGAVEIIFRSKDPAEVAARTAEYEARFANPFVAASKGFIDEVILPHSTRRRVALGLRKLRNKKLENPWKKHDNIPL from the coding sequence ATGCTCGAAGCACTCGAAGCGCTGGAGAAGCGCCGCGCGGCCGCCCGGGCCGGTGGCGGCGAGAAGCGGGTCGCGGCGCAGCACGCCAAGGGCAAGCTGACGGCGCGCGAACGGCTGGACGTGTTCCTCGACGAAGGATCATTCGAGGAACTCGACATGTATGTCGAACATAACTGCGTCGATTTCGGGATGCCGGACCAGGTCATTCCCGGCGACGGCGTGGTGACGGGATCGGGCACGGTCAACGGCCGGCTGGTCTATGTCTTCAGCCAGGACTTCACCGTGTTCGGCGGGTCGCTGTCGGAGCGCCATGCGCAGAAGATCTGCAAGATCATGGACATGGCGATGAAGGTCGGCGCGCCGGTCATCGGACTGAACGATTCGGGCGGCGCGCGGATTCAGGAGGGCGTCGCGTCGCTCGGCGGCTATGCCGAGGTGTTCCAGCGCAACGTGCTGGCGTCGGGCGTGGTGCCGCAGCTGTCGCTCATCATGGGGCCGTGCGCGGGCGGCGCGGTCTATTCGCCCGCCATGACCGACTTCATCTTCATGGTGAAGGATTCGAGCTACATGTTCGTGACCGGGCCGGATGTGGTCAAGACGGTGACGAACGAGGTGGTGACGCAGGAAGAGCTGGGCGGCGCGATCACCCACACGACCAAGTCGTCGGTCGCCGACTGCGCGTTCGAGAATGATATCGAGGCGTTGCTGGCGGCGCGCGACTTCGTCGATTTCCTGCCGGTGAACAACCGCAGCGGCGTACCGGAACGGCCGAGCGACGATCCGTGGGACCGGATCGAACCCAGCCTCGACACGCTGATCCCGCCGAGCGCCAACCAGCCCTATGACATGCACGAGCTGATCGTGCGGACGCTGGACGATGGCGAGTTCTTCGAACTGCAGCCCGCCCATGCCGGCAACATCATCATCGGCTTCGGCCGGATCGAAGGGCGCACGGTCGGCGTGGTCGCCAACCAGCCGATGGTGCTGGCCGGGTGCCTCGACATCAATTCGTCGAAGAAGGCGGCGCGGTTCGTGCGCTTCTGCGACGCGTTCGAGATCCCGATCGTGACCTTCGTCGACGTGCCTGGGTTCCTGCCCGGGGTCGGCCAAGAGCATTCGGGGATCATCAAGCATGGCGCGAAGCTGCTGTTCGCCTATGCCGAGGCGACGGTGCCCAAGATCACGGTGATCACCCGCAAGGCCTATGGCGGGGCCTATGATGTGATGGCGTCGAAGCATCTGCGTGGTGACCTGAACTATGCGTGGCCGACCGCCGAGATCGCGGTGATGGGTGCGAAGGGCGCGGTGGAGATCATCTTCCGGTCGAAGGACCCGGCCGAGGTCGCGGCGCGGACGGCCGAATATGAGGCGCGCTTCGCCAACCCGTTCGTCGCGGCGAGCAAGGGGTTCATCGACGAGGTGATCCTGCCGCATTCGACCCGACGCCGGGTGGCGCTGGGGCTGCGCAAGCTGCGGAACAAGAAGCTCGAGAACCCGTGGAAGAAGCATGACAATATTCCGCTATGA
- a CDS encoding DODA-type extradiol aromatic ring-opening family dioxygenase, producing the protein MTLPTLFVPHGGGPCFFLNPGQAPDPMWRPMQDYLAGLIASLPERPRAILMISGHWEAHRPTVHVGEAPSLLYDYYGFPEHTYHLRWDAAGAPDVARRAAALLQGAGFATAEEATRGWDHGVFIPMMVAVPEADIPLVQISLDRSLDPAAHIAMGRALAPLRDEGVLIIGSGMSFHNLRARGASVTPIADEWDAALTAAVTEPDPAMRAERVAAWEHLPHARFAHPEAEHLLPLMVALGAGGDGPAVRDYRDVVMGWVVSGYRFG; encoded by the coding sequence ATGACACTCCCTACCCTGTTCGTGCCGCATGGCGGTGGTCCCTGCTTCTTCCTGAACCCGGGTCAGGCACCCGATCCGATGTGGCGACCGATGCAGGACTATCTGGCCGGGCTGATCGCGTCGCTGCCTGAACGGCCGCGTGCGATCCTGATGATTTCGGGGCATTGGGAGGCGCATCGGCCAACCGTGCATGTCGGCGAGGCGCCGTCGCTGCTCTATGATTATTACGGCTTTCCCGAACACACCTATCACCTGCGCTGGGACGCGGCGGGTGCGCCGGACGTGGCGCGACGGGCGGCGGCGCTATTGCAGGGTGCCGGCTTTGCAACGGCGGAGGAAGCGACGCGCGGCTGGGACCATGGCGTGTTCATTCCGATGATGGTCGCGGTGCCGGAGGCCGATATTCCGCTGGTCCAGATATCGCTCGACCGCTCGCTCGACCCGGCCGCGCATATCGCGATGGGGCGGGCGCTGGCGCCGCTCAGGGATGAAGGCGTGCTGATCATCGGGTCGGGCATGAGCTTCCATAACCTGCGCGCGCGTGGGGCGTCGGTCACGCCGATCGCCGACGAATGGGACGCCGCGCTGACCGCCGCGGTGACTGAGCCCGACCCGGCGATGCGGGCGGAGCGGGTCGCGGCATGGGAGCACCTCCCCCATGCCCGCTTTGCCCATCCAGAGGCCGAGCATCTGCTGCCGCTGATGGTAGCGCTGGGTGCGGGTGGCGATGGTCCGGCGGTCCGCGACTATCGCGATGTGGTGATGGGCTGGGTCGTGTCCGGCTATCGCTTCGGGTGA
- a CDS encoding (2Fe-2S)-binding protein, whose product MSRFTVNNLPQEYRLDPETPLLWALRDVSNLTGTKYGCGTGHCGACTVDVDGRAVKSCQVTIGSLEGTFVTTIEGLARDRSHPVQAAFLAAQVVQCGFCIPGFVMATVALLRQNRDPSEAEIAAALNHLCRCGIYPRLIDAVRQAAAAARGDATLAPPPRPGIDRAEAARETPALTPPTK is encoded by the coding sequence ATGAGCCGCTTCACCGTCAACAACCTGCCGCAGGAATATCGGCTCGACCCCGAAACACCGCTGCTCTGGGCGCTGCGCGACGTATCGAACCTGACCGGCACCAAATATGGCTGCGGCACCGGCCATTGCGGCGCCTGCACGGTCGATGTCGACGGGCGCGCGGTAAAGTCGTGCCAGGTGACCATCGGCAGCCTGGAAGGGACGTTCGTCACCACGATCGAAGGGCTGGCGCGCGATCGCAGCCACCCGGTGCAGGCGGCGTTCCTCGCGGCGCAGGTCGTGCAATGCGGCTTCTGTATCCCGGGCTTCGTCATGGCGACCGTCGCATTGCTGCGCCAGAACCGCGACCCGAGCGAAGCGGAGATCGCCGCCGCGCTCAACCATCTGTGCCGCTGCGGCATCTATCCCCGCCTGATCGATGCGGTGCGACAGGCCGCGGCCGCGGCGCGTGGCGATGCGACGCTGGCCCCGCCGCCGCGCCCCGGCATCGACCGGGCAGAGGCCGCGCGCGAAACGCCCGCGCTGACCCCGCCAACCAAGTAG
- a CDS encoding RcnB family protein: MKSRFLLALLSVSALVPTAAMAQADPEFRGPRGGRERIERSPGGESPGARAEFRNDIRVEAPQPRPERPRIDEQRTEPQRGWQDRGDRSGFDRPRPPRDGNGQIDRERLRGDWQQGNRGDRGGWQGRQDAPRPDRDFRTPPRDAQGQIDREALRRDWPRADGRGQFDRDRREQWRREQWRREQQNGGWDRDNRDWGRDGRDWGRNDWNRGDRDWDRGNRWERGGQWDRGWRRDDRYDWNRYRQQNRGLYRLPRYYAPSGWSYGYRRFGVGVRLNSFLFGSNYWINDPFYYRLPEVWGPYRWVRYYNDALLVDVRSGQVVDVEYDIFW; encoded by the coding sequence ATGAAGAGCCGTTTCCTGTTGGCCCTGTTGAGCGTGTCGGCGCTGGTCCCGACGGCGGCCATGGCCCAGGCCGATCCGGAGTTTCGCGGACCGCGCGGCGGACGGGAGCGGATCGAACGCTCGCCCGGTGGCGAATCGCCCGGCGCGCGTGCCGAATTCCGCAACGATATCCGCGTCGAAGCACCGCAGCCGCGCCCCGAACGCCCGCGCATCGACGAACAGCGCACCGAACCGCAGCGCGGCTGGCAGGATCGCGGCGACCGCAGCGGCTTCGACCGGCCGCGCCCACCGCGCGACGGCAACGGGCAGATCGACCGCGAGCGGCTGCGCGGCGACTGGCAGCAGGGTAATCGCGGTGACCGCGGCGGGTGGCAGGGGCGGCAGGATGCGCCGCGTCCCGACCGCGACTTCCGAACCCCGCCGCGCGACGCGCAGGGGCAGATCGATCGCGAGGCGCTGCGCCGCGACTGGCCGCGCGCGGATGGCCGTGGCCAGTTCGACCGCGATCGCCGCGAGCAATGGCGCCGGGAACAATGGCGTCGCGAACAGCAGAATGGCGGCTGGGACCGCGATAACCGCGATTGGGGCCGCGACGGTCGCGACTGGGGTCGCAACGACTGGAACCGCGGCGACCGGGACTGGGATCGTGGCAATCGCTGGGAACGCGGCGGCCAGTGGGATCGTGGCTGGCGGCGCGACGACCGCTATGACTGGAACCGCTATCGCCAGCAGAACCGTGGTTTGTACCGCCTGCCGCGTTATTACGCGCCGTCGGGCTGGAGCTATGGCTATCGCCGCTTCGGCGTCGGCGTCCGGCTGAACTCGTTCCTGTTCGGGTCGAACTACTGGATCAACGATCCGTTCTATTATCGCCTGCCGGAGGTGTGGGGGCCGTATCGCTGGGTGCGCTATTATAACGACGCGCTGCTGGTGGACGTCCGTTCGGGCCAGGTGGTCGACGTCGAGTACGACATTTTCTGGTAA
- a CDS encoding enoyl-CoA hydratase-related protein, translated as MAGDIRVQRNGDVLGITLDRPDRLNAAPPAMFDAIRDALANLDGARAVLLSGAGRAFCSGADVMAALGGDDAPAMTHAALTNHYNPTLQAIAELPVPVVSAVRGAAAGIGCSLALASDFCVAADDAYFLQAFVNIGLVPDGGASWMLPRLIGRARAARMMMLGERVPAATALDWGMIHAVVDGGSLEDEALALARRLAAGPTVALGLMRANLAYALDHDYPAAMAREAEAQRTARATSDAVEGGTAFLTKRTPRFTGA; from the coding sequence ATGGCAGGCGATATTCGGGTGCAGCGGAACGGCGACGTGCTGGGCATCACGCTCGACCGGCCCGACCGGCTGAACGCCGCGCCACCGGCAATGTTCGATGCGATTCGCGATGCGCTGGCGAACCTCGACGGTGCGCGCGCGGTCCTGTTGAGCGGGGCAGGGCGTGCCTTCTGTTCCGGCGCGGATGTGATGGCGGCGCTGGGTGGCGACGATGCGCCTGCCATGACCCATGCCGCGCTCACCAACCATTATAACCCCACGCTGCAGGCGATCGCCGAGCTCCCCGTACCGGTGGTCAGCGCGGTCCGCGGCGCGGCGGCGGGGATCGGGTGCAGCCTCGCGCTCGCCTCCGATTTCTGCGTCGCCGCCGACGATGCCTATTTCCTGCAGGCGTTCGTCAATATCGGCCTCGTCCCCGATGGTGGGGCCAGCTGGATGCTGCCGCGCCTGATCGGGCGTGCGCGGGCCGCCCGCATGATGATGCTCGGCGAACGGGTGCCTGCCGCCACCGCGCTCGACTGGGGCATGATCCACGCCGTCGTCGATGGCGGGAGCCTCGAGGACGAGGCGCTGGCGCTTGCCCGTCGGCTGGCGGCCGGACCGACCGTCGCGCTCGGCCTGATGCGCGCCAATCTCGCCTATGCCCTCGACCATGACTATCCCGCCGCCATGGCGCGTGAGGCGGAAGCCCAGCGCACCGCCCGCGCGACCAGCGACGCGGTCGAAGGTGGCACCGCCTTCCTTACCAAGCGTACTCCCCGTTTTACCGGAGCCTGA
- the scpA gene encoding methylmalonyl-CoA mutase, with translation MTGPTLEDWQKLAAREVKDADLNWTTPEGIVVKPLYTAADAPDPGLPGFAPFTRGVKASMYAGRPWTIRQYAGFSTAEESNAFYRRNLAAGQKGLSVAFDLATHRGYDSDHPRVAGDVGKAGVAIDTIDDMKILFDGIPLDTMSVSMTMNGAVLPCLAFYIVAAEEQGVGPDKLSGTIQNDILKEFMVRNTYIYPPEPSMRIVSDIIAYTAEHMPRFNSISISGYHMHEAGATAVQELAFTLADGMAYVRAALARGLDIDAFAGRLSFFFGIGMNFFMEIAKLRAARTLWSRIIADFGGNARSQMLRTHCQTSGVSLTEQDPYNNVIRTTVEAMAATFGGTQSLHTNSLDEAVALPTDFSARIARNTQLILQEETGMTHVVDPLGGSYYVEALTKELADKAWALIEEVEAAGGMIDAVNSGLPKEHIERAAAARQARVDRAEDVIVGVNKYRLAEEDPIDILSIDNAKVRADQIRRIERVKATRDEAKTQAALTALQDGARGDGNLLALCVAAARARATLGEMSAAMEVAFGRHAVSVTPVKGIYGPAHADDSGWLRAGEGVAAVERRLGRKPRMLVAKMGQDGHDRGANVVASAFADLGFDIVSGPLFQTPEETAQLAIAEGVDVVGASSLAAGHNTLIPELIGRLADAGRSDIRVIAGGVIPPQDYALLRDAGVAAIFGPGTNLVHAAAEVLKLLGHNLPPVGETVE, from the coding sequence ATGACCGGCCCGACCCTCGAAGACTGGCAGAAGCTCGCCGCGCGTGAGGTGAAGGATGCCGACCTGAACTGGACCACGCCGGAGGGGATCGTGGTCAAGCCGCTCTACACCGCCGCCGATGCGCCCGATCCCGGTCTGCCCGGCTTCGCGCCGTTCACGCGCGGGGTGAAGGCGTCGATGTATGCCGGGCGTCCCTGGACCATCCGCCAATATGCCGGTTTCTCGACCGCCGAGGAATCGAACGCCTTCTACCGCCGCAACCTCGCCGCCGGGCAGAAGGGGCTGTCGGTCGCCTTCGACCTCGCCACCCATCGTGGCTATGACAGCGACCACCCGCGCGTGGCGGGCGATGTGGGGAAGGCCGGGGTCGCGATCGACACGATCGACGACATGAAGATCCTGTTCGACGGCATCCCATTGGACACCATGTCGGTCAGCATGACGATGAACGGCGCGGTGCTGCCCTGCCTCGCCTTTTACATCGTCGCGGCGGAGGAACAGGGCGTCGGCCCGGACAAGCTGTCGGGCACGATCCAGAACGACATCCTCAAGGAGTTCATGGTCCGCAATACCTACATCTATCCGCCCGAGCCATCGATGCGGATCGTGTCGGACATCATCGCCTATACCGCCGAGCACATGCCACGGTTCAACAGCATCTCGATCAGCGGCTATCACATGCACGAAGCCGGGGCGACGGCGGTGCAGGAACTGGCGTTCACGCTGGCCGACGGCATGGCCTATGTCCGCGCGGCGCTGGCACGCGGGCTGGATATCGACGCGTTCGCCGGGCGGCTGTCCTTCTTCTTCGGCATCGGCATGAACTTCTTCATGGAGATCGCCAAGCTGCGCGCCGCGCGTACGCTGTGGAGCCGGATCATCGCCGATTTCGGCGGCAACGCCCGCAGCCAGATGCTGCGCACCCACTGCCAGACCAGTGGCGTCTCGCTGACCGAGCAGGACCCGTACAACAACGTCATCCGCACCACCGTGGAGGCGATGGCAGCTACCTTCGGCGGCACCCAGTCGCTCCACACCAACTCGCTCGACGAAGCGGTAGCACTTCCGACCGACTTCTCTGCCCGGATCGCGCGCAATACGCAGCTGATCCTTCAGGAAGAGACCGGCATGACCCATGTCGTCGATCCCTTGGGCGGCAGCTATTATGTCGAGGCGCTGACGAAGGAACTGGCCGACAAGGCATGGGCGCTGATCGAGGAGGTCGAGGCAGCGGGCGGCATGATCGACGCCGTGAACTCCGGCCTGCCCAAGGAACATATCGAACGCGCCGCCGCCGCCCGGCAGGCGCGAGTCGACCGCGCCGAGGACGTCATCGTCGGCGTCAACAAATACCGGCTGGCCGAGGAAGACCCGATCGACATCCTCTCGATCGACAATGCCAAGGTCCGCGCCGACCAGATCCGCCGGATCGAACGGGTGAAGGCAACACGCGACGAAGCCAAGACCCAGGCCGCGCTAACCGCGCTACAGGACGGCGCACGCGGCGACGGCAATCTGCTGGCGCTGTGTGTCGCCGCCGCCCGCGCCCGCGCGACTTTGGGCGAGATGTCGGCGGCGATGGAGGTCGCATTTGGTCGTCACGCCGTATCGGTCACGCCGGTCAAGGGCATTTACGGCCCGGCCCATGCCGATGACAGCGGCTGGCTGCGCGCCGGCGAGGGCGTCGCGGCGGTCGAGCGCCGCCTGGGCCGCAAACCCCGCATGCTGGTCGCGAAGATGGGGCAGGACGGTCACGATCGCGGTGCGAACGTCGTCGCCAGCGCCTTTGCCGATCTCGGCTTCGACATCGTGTCCGGCCCACTGTTCCAGACCCCGGAGGAAACTGCGCAGCTGGCGATCGCCGAGGGGGTCGATGTCGTCGGCGCGTCCAGCCTCGCCGCCGGGCACAATACGCTGATCCCCGAACTCATCGGACGCCTTGCCGATGCCGGGCGCAGCGATATCCGTGTCATCGCGGGCGGGGTCATCCCGCCACAGGATTATGCGCTGCTCCGCGACGCCGGGGTGGCGGCGATCTTCGGACCGGGCACCAACCTGGTCCATGCCGCGGCGGAGGTGCTGAAACTGCTCGGCCACAACCTCCCGCCGGTTGGAGAGACTGTCGAATGA